A single Paenibacillus kribbensis DNA region contains:
- a CDS encoding carbohydrate ABC transporter permease yields the protein MSHSQRTKVTNTIIFIVLAIGAIVMIAPLLWMLSTSVKEKQDVFALPPVWIPEVFQFGKYKEIWEAGPLLSGIKNSVIVAVSVTVVGTFTSSVAAFAFAKLRFPHKNKLFLALIASMMIPYPTVMIPQFMMFSKLGWVDTLLPLIVPGLFGNVVMIFFLRQYLLSVPDAIIEAAKIDGSSYFRLYSSITFPLIKPAVAAQLILWFMGIWNDYLAPIIYLNSPETQTLQLVIANFNATYAIQTDYPLIMAASIIALLPVLIIFLIFQKQIIESVAISGVKG from the coding sequence ATGTCCCATAGTCAAAGAACGAAAGTGACCAATACCATTATCTTTATTGTATTGGCCATTGGAGCGATTGTGATGATCGCACCACTGCTGTGGATGCTGTCCACTTCGGTGAAGGAAAAGCAGGATGTCTTTGCTCTTCCGCCGGTATGGATACCAGAGGTGTTCCAGTTTGGCAAGTACAAGGAAATTTGGGAAGCAGGACCTCTGCTAAGCGGGATCAAGAACAGCGTGATTGTGGCTGTAAGTGTTACCGTTGTAGGTACCTTTACATCCAGTGTGGCTGCCTTTGCCTTTGCAAAGCTGAGATTTCCTCATAAAAATAAACTGTTTCTTGCACTTATCGCATCTATGATGATTCCATATCCAACGGTTATGATTCCGCAGTTTATGATGTTTTCCAAGCTAGGTTGGGTAGATACGCTGTTGCCTCTGATTGTTCCCGGTTTGTTCGGAAATGTGGTTATGATCTTTTTCCTGCGGCAGTATTTGCTCAGTGTACCGGATGCCATTATTGAAGCAGCTAAAATTGACGGCAGTTCTTATTTCCGACTGTATTCGTCCATTACGTTCCCGCTCATTAAGCCGGCAGTTGCGGCCCAGCTTATTTTATGGTTCATGGGAATCTGGAACGATTATTTGGCGCCGATTATCTACTTGAACTCACCAGAAACGCAGACATTGCAGCTGGTTATTGCGAATTTTAATGCGACTTATGCCATTCAGACGGACTATCCGCTTATTATGGCAGCTTCCATTATAGCGTTGTTGCCTGTATTGATTATATTCCTGATCTTCCAAAAACAAATTATTGAGTCGGTTGCCATTTCCGGTGTCAAAGGATAA
- a CDS encoding carbohydrate ABC transporter permease, with translation MITKSNLYRKEKIYGYLFILPPILGLLIFTLFPFVYSLYGSFTDWDGLGQMNFIGFDNFRDLFTDELFYKSMYNTLFLMLGIPIGLVLALLLALGLNRKIPGTTTFRVIYYIPVISSLAAVSIMWNWAYNGDYGLVNQFLELFGIKGPNWLMDKDTVKPALILMTVWKGLGYTMLLYLAALQSVSRSYYEAAELDGASGFQMFRNITWPMVKPVTFFLVVTNIIGGSQIFTEMNIMTPTGGPEYSSASIVFYIWDKAFKNLQMGYASAMAMILGIFIFIVTLIQFKMNEKSSFDGD, from the coding sequence GTGATAACCAAATCTAATCTCTATCGCAAAGAGAAGATATACGGATATTTATTTATCCTTCCTCCTATTCTCGGTTTGCTAATCTTTACGTTGTTCCCGTTTGTCTATTCGTTATACGGCTCTTTTACAGACTGGGACGGATTAGGACAAATGAACTTTATCGGTTTCGACAATTTTAGAGATTTATTTACGGATGAGCTCTTTTACAAATCGATGTACAATACTCTTTTCTTAATGCTGGGTATTCCAATTGGTCTTGTACTGGCTTTACTGCTGGCACTGGGATTGAATCGCAAAATTCCAGGCACGACGACATTTCGTGTGATCTACTATATTCCGGTTATTTCTTCGCTGGCTGCGGTTTCCATCATGTGGAACTGGGCATACAACGGAGACTACGGTCTGGTGAACCAATTCCTGGAGTTGTTCGGCATTAAAGGTCCCAACTGGCTGATGGATAAGGATACGGTTAAGCCAGCCTTGATCCTGATGACAGTCTGGAAAGGTCTTGGCTACACGATGCTACTGTACTTGGCCGCTCTGCAAAGCGTATCTCGTTCTTATTATGAAGCAGCAGAGCTGGATGGAGCCAGCGGTTTTCAAATGTTCCGCAACATTACATGGCCAATGGTAAAACCGGTAACCTTTTTCCTGGTCGTAACTAATATCATTGGTGGTTCGCAAATCTTTACTGAAATGAACATTATGACACCTACAGGTGGTCCGGAATATTCATCCGCCTCAATCGTCTTCTATATTTGGGATAAGGCATTTAAAAACCTGCAAATGGGATATGCCTCCGCGATGGCTATGATTCTTGGCATCTTCATTTTTATCGTAACTTTGATTCAATTCAAAATGAATGAAAAATCGTCCTTTGATGGGGATTGA
- a CDS encoding ABC transporter substrate-binding protein, translating into MRKKKGFAITMVVLLLMVAALAGCGGGSSSSDGTKELTFMFRGGTDEQKAYKEVIKKFEEEHPGVKVKMVVTAADQYATKLRAAITGNNLPDIFYFAPGDLKAYVNSGVLKDLTPYIEKSKDINLDNIWKYGVDLYRYDGKMAGQGNIYGMPKDVGPFALGYNKTMFEKAGIPVPDKDKPYTWDEFIKVSQELTKDTNGDGKPDQYGTGFNVQWALQAFVWSNGADWLDASKTKVAIDDPKFAEALQFFADMQNKYKITPGIEQSQTLDTYQRWMKGEMAFFPVGPWDMSTFEKLPFEYDLMPYPVGSTGKPATWIGSLGIGVSSKTKYPDEAVELVNYLTTSKEGMKQLVDAKVQIPNLLDMADEWVKDTKTKPSNKQEFIDIVNDYGRALPGNYTYNAEWYDIFFTDIQPVLDGKVTAADYVKQEQPKMQKLLDKAVEQEKKSQK; encoded by the coding sequence TTGAGAAAGAAAAAAGGTTTTGCGATAACAATGGTTGTTCTGCTGTTGATGGTTGCTGCATTGGCTGGCTGTGGAGGAGGAAGCTCCAGTAGCGATGGAACCAAGGAATTGACGTTCATGTTCCGTGGAGGTACGGATGAGCAGAAGGCTTATAAGGAAGTTATCAAGAAATTTGAAGAGGAACATCCTGGCGTGAAGGTTAAAATGGTCGTGACGGCAGCAGATCAATATGCTACAAAGCTTAGAGCTGCGATTACAGGCAACAATCTTCCAGATATCTTTTATTTTGCCCCTGGAGACTTGAAAGCGTATGTAAATAGCGGCGTGCTGAAGGATCTTACACCTTATATTGAGAAGAGCAAGGATATAAATCTGGATAATATCTGGAAATATGGTGTGGATTTGTATCGGTATGATGGTAAAATGGCTGGTCAAGGTAATATTTACGGTATGCCGAAGGACGTAGGTCCATTCGCACTTGGCTACAACAAAACCATGTTCGAAAAAGCGGGCATTCCTGTACCTGATAAAGACAAACCGTATACTTGGGATGAGTTTATCAAGGTCAGCCAAGAGTTAACCAAAGATACAAATGGTGATGGTAAACCGGATCAGTATGGTACAGGCTTTAACGTTCAGTGGGCATTGCAAGCCTTTGTATGGAGTAATGGTGCGGATTGGCTAGACGCGAGCAAAACAAAAGTAGCGATTGATGATCCGAAATTTGCGGAAGCGCTTCAGTTCTTTGCCGATATGCAAAACAAATATAAAATTACGCCTGGAATCGAACAATCACAAACGTTGGACACATATCAACGCTGGATGAAAGGTGAAATGGCATTTTTCCCTGTAGGTCCATGGGATATGAGTACGTTTGAAAAGCTGCCTTTTGAATATGATTTAATGCCATACCCAGTTGGGTCGACTGGCAAACCGGCAACATGGATTGGCTCTTTGGGTATCGGTGTTTCTTCTAAAACAAAATACCCGGATGAAGCCGTAGAACTGGTTAACTATTTGACCACTTCCAAAGAAGGCATGAAGCAGCTCGTTGATGCGAAGGTACAAATTCCGAATCTGCTGGATATGGCGGATGAGTGGGTGAAGGATACAAAAACCAAGCCTAGCAATAAGCAGGAATTTATTGATATCGTAAATGACTATGGCCGTGCATTGCCTGGCAACTATACGTATAACGCGGAATGGTATGATATTTTCTTCACGGATATTCAGCCAGTGCTGGACGGTAAAGTTACGGCAGCCGATTATGTGAAGCAGGAACAGCCTAAGATGCAGAAACTGCTGGATAAAGCGGTGGAGCAAGAGAAAAAATCACAGAAATAA
- a CDS encoding ArsR/SmtB family transcription factor — MIYIKDLMSGLDIFKALGSEIRIQILELLAYQGQSMNDIANKLHLSNGTITMHIRKLEECGLVEINTVSGKHGTRKMCYLNKEKLMVDLRSREQKNVYEVEIRIGHYSNYQVVPTCGLVTRDSIIGDFDDPRYFADPGRLESEMIWMAEGFLEYRIPNYLKANQSFKEIQFSAELGSEAPCFCEEYPSDIWFHINGIPIGYWTSPGDFGEVPGVLNPDWWPPHLNQYGMLKLIRINQHGSFIDGCRISEVTIDDIGLNYKSDITLRLSVSDPSENKGGLTIFGKRFGNFSQDLLVRVLYDVHGEENSSD; from the coding sequence ATGATTTATATTAAGGACTTAATGTCTGGGTTGGATATTTTCAAAGCACTAGGCTCGGAAATTCGCATTCAAATACTCGAGTTACTCGCCTATCAAGGACAAAGTATGAATGATATTGCTAACAAGCTGCATTTGAGCAACGGCACCATTACGATGCATATTCGCAAGCTGGAAGAATGCGGCCTTGTGGAAATTAATACAGTGAGCGGTAAACACGGTACCCGAAAAATGTGCTATTTGAATAAGGAAAAGCTAATGGTGGATCTGCGTAGTAGAGAGCAAAAAAATGTGTATGAGGTGGAGATTCGCATCGGTCATTATAGTAACTACCAAGTGGTCCCCACTTGCGGATTGGTGACCCGAGACAGCATTATCGGCGATTTTGATGATCCACGCTATTTTGCAGATCCCGGGCGGCTGGAGTCGGAAATGATCTGGATGGCCGAAGGCTTTTTGGAATACCGTATCCCCAACTATCTGAAAGCGAATCAATCCTTTAAAGAAATTCAGTTCTCCGCAGAACTGGGCTCAGAAGCACCGTGCTTTTGTGAGGAATATCCTTCTGACATCTGGTTCCACATCAATGGTATCCCTATTGGATACTGGACCAGCCCCGGAGATTTTGGAGAAGTACCGGGAGTTCTGAATCCCGATTGGTGGCCACCGCATTTGAATCAATATGGCATGCTCAAATTAATTCGCATCAATCAGCATGGCAGCTTCATTGACGGGTGCCGTATATCCGAAGTCACAATAGACGATATTGGTCTTAACTATAAAAGCGATATTACCCTCCGTTTATCCGTATCCGATCCATCGGAGAACAAAGGGGGACTCACCATTTTTGGCAAAAGATTCGGCAACTTCAGTCAGGATTTGCTGGTGCGTGTGCTTTATGATGTACACGGGGAAGAGAACTCCAGCGACTAG
- a CDS encoding DUF1361 domain-containing protein: protein MLFTGKGYKLPALLGVLLIATLGCFGLIMYLQSASGTKMYQFLYWDIFLAWVPVFMTLIIMALSRMGNVTVRRVLMLLSGVIWLFFLPNALYLLTELLHAFRIYKVNPDSRFWLDTTFWLILFTSFLAAGLGLFLTSLCVWSIHRMLQKACNGWLAWAIVFVLLWLASVGVYIGRFARWNSWDAVLKPLVILTDVWKWVSLAGERQHLLSFSWLVFGITIIFYLMMYISLSEKDL from the coding sequence TTGCTGTTTACAGGGAAGGGATACAAGCTGCCCGCTTTGTTGGGGGTGCTGCTTATAGCTACGTTGGGCTGCTTTGGGCTCATTATGTATTTGCAGTCTGCAAGTGGGACGAAGATGTATCAATTTTTGTACTGGGATATATTCCTGGCCTGGGTTCCGGTCTTTATGACTCTAATAATAATGGCATTATCCAGAATGGGGAATGTGACAGTCAGACGGGTTCTTATGTTGCTTAGTGGAGTAATATGGCTGTTTTTTCTGCCGAATGCTTTATATTTACTGACTGAGTTATTGCATGCGTTTCGTATTTACAAGGTAAATCCAGATTCGCGTTTTTGGTTGGACACCACATTTTGGTTGATCTTATTTACGTCTTTTTTGGCAGCAGGGCTTGGCCTTTTTCTTACATCCCTCTGTGTATGGAGCATCCACCGAATGCTGCAAAAGGCTTGCAATGGCTGGCTTGCGTGGGCCATCGTTTTTGTTTTGCTGTGGCTGGCCAGCGTGGGCGTATATATCGGCAGATTTGCCCGCTGGAACAGCTGGGATGCGGTGTTAAAGCCCTTGGTCATCCTTACAGATGTTTGGAAATGGGTGAGCCTGGCAGGGGAAAGACAGCATTTGCTGTCCTTTAGCTGGCTGGTGTTTGGGATTACGATCATCTTTTATCTAATGATGTATATCTCTTTAAGCGAGAAGGACCTATAG
- a CDS encoding aminotransferase class I/II-fold pyridoxal phosphate-dependent enzyme, protein MTNVSTVASITDFLTPAVREMPPSGIRKFFEYSTGRKDIVSLGVGEPDFVTPQHVIKACITALENGKTSYTPNAGLPELREEIAGYLESSFNTSYNPANEIMVTIGSSEALDLALRALITEHNEILIPDPCYISYAPITFLNGGHTVKVETSADQQFKLTAEALKAKLSPRSKVLILCYPNNPTGGIMTYEDWLPIARLVEEHNLVVISDEIYAELTYGQRHASFAALPGMKERTLLISGFSKAFAMTGWRVGYVCGPRELIAAMLKIHQYTAMCAPIIGQIAAIESLRNGLEEKDRMMESYNLRRKWFVESLCQTGLPCHEPNGTFYAFPSIMHTGLSSEQFAKRLLDEEGVITVPGSAFGPGGEGFIRCSYASSREQLEMALERIGVFLKRL, encoded by the coding sequence ATGACGAACGTATCGACAGTAGCATCTATAACTGATTTTTTGACTCCAGCTGTACGGGAAATGCCGCCTTCAGGCATTCGTAAGTTTTTTGAATATAGTACGGGCAGAAAAGATATCGTTTCACTCGGGGTCGGTGAACCTGACTTTGTGACCCCTCAGCATGTCATAAAGGCCTGTATCACAGCTCTCGAAAATGGAAAAACCTCATACACACCCAATGCCGGTCTTCCCGAGCTTCGTGAGGAGATTGCCGGATATTTGGAGAGCAGCTTTAACACGTCCTATAACCCGGCGAATGAAATCATGGTCACCATCGGCAGCAGTGAAGCGCTTGATTTGGCACTGCGTGCCCTGATTACAGAGCACAATGAAATACTCATTCCGGATCCATGTTATATTTCGTATGCGCCTATTACGTTTCTGAACGGAGGACACACCGTAAAGGTCGAAACCTCCGCTGACCAGCAATTCAAGCTGACAGCAGAGGCGCTTAAGGCCAAGCTGAGCCCACGCTCCAAAGTGCTTATTCTCTGTTATCCGAACAACCCGACTGGCGGGATCATGACCTATGAGGATTGGCTCCCCATTGCCCGCCTGGTTGAGGAGCATAATTTAGTTGTAATATCCGACGAAATTTATGCTGAACTGACCTACGGACAGCGGCATGCAAGCTTCGCTGCTCTGCCGGGAATGAAAGAGCGGACCCTGCTCATCAGCGGTTTTTCCAAAGCATTTGCAATGACTGGCTGGCGGGTCGGTTATGTATGTGGTCCGAGAGAGCTGATTGCTGCCATGCTGAAGATTCATCAATATACCGCCATGTGCGCTCCAATTATCGGGCAAATTGCCGCTATCGAATCCCTGCGCAACGGGCTGGAGGAAAAAGACCGTATGATGGAATCTTACAATCTGCGCAGAAAATGGTTCGTTGAAAGCCTGTGTCAGACAGGACTGCCCTGTCATGAACCGAATGGAACCTTCTACGCTTTCCCTTCTATTATGCACACGGGACTCAGCTCAGAGCAGTTTGCCAAGCGACTGCTGGACGAAGAAGGAGTTATTACGGTTCCCGGTTCCGCATTCGGCCCGGGCGGCGAGGGCTTTATCCGCTGCTCGTACGCATCGTCACGAGAACAGCTGGAAATGGCTTTGGAGCGTATCGGCGTATTTTTGAAACGCCTGTAA